The Thamnophis elegans isolate rThaEle1 chromosome Z, rThaEle1.pri, whole genome shotgun sequence DNA window TGTTCAAGAGATAAAGATTGCTTGGCTTTCTCTAGAAGACGGGGCatcagtaagtaagtaagtaggtaggtaggtaggtaggtaggtaggtaggtaggtaggtaagtaagtaagtaagtaagtaagtaagtaagtaagtaagtaagtaagttaaaatacttggGGACTGTTTTGAGAAACAGAACACTAAATGCAAATAGGCTATGTGAAGCCAGCACCCTCTTTACTGAGTGCACTATAATTGCCATCATCCTCCCATTACGTAAAGAGAGGGGCTTTGTGATTCAAGACACCTGCAGAATAATTGCTTGGGAAAATCCTCTCTAATGAATAAACTTAATGCAAAATTGCTTCTCAAAAAGTTTGCCTGGGGTGAACTTTTAATTAGGTCCTTGGAGGCCAGCAGAAGGAATTGTGCACAAGGGCCCAGTTTATCCAGGGACACCCCCAATCTTCAGGCTTGCTCAAAGGAGAAGTAATATACTTGTGGAGATGAATACTTACTCAATAATTAGAACAAAAGTGGTAAATGACCGTCTTaccatcctcttctttcttctcttccccaaATGCATCCAAGTGCCCATCCCACCCACAATTCCTAACCCTAGGAAGAAATGTGAGCAAAAGGTTGACCTAGGAGTAGGACAAGAGCTTCAGAGGCCAAATTCACTTTCCATTAACAGTCCCCATTTGTTTTCCATCTGTTCgttgttattttattttcctgtgtTTCTTTCTTCTCGCATCATTGAAGAATGGGTTGGTTTATTGAAGCTATCACTGAATATTTAAATTCATCTTGGAACATTCACTTTTTCAACCTTTTAAATGGACGTAGATTTTAAATGAGACAGAAGTGCACTACCTAAAAAACATCTCATAGAACCTGCACATGCTTAGCACTGGGCTCATACTTTTCTATCTCCAaattcaaacaaataaacaatcaagtGCTTTGATATTTGTAAAACAGGGTTATTATTATTCAATGTCTTGTCTGTCTCCTTGTGATTAAATTGATAGAAACCTAGATGTTTCTAGTGCTTCTTCCATCATCACGTTGAAACATATAATTAGGTCTGAGTTCAGAAAGTTTGTTTTATGGAAATAGATGCATTTGATGGGAGAAAACAGGGGCTAAAGCAGGCAGTTAGGAGCTATATCTGAATTTCTTTAAGAATGTACACTTAGACCCAGTTAATTCTAATACCAAAAATCACTCCAAATTCCATGTTTGCACCCCAGTTCTTTTTTCTCCAGTTCCACTTCAAACCTCATTCTCAgattgggaggaagggaaggaggatgcAAGGAAAGAGACTTCCAACTTTGAAggggcattttctatatttgGTCTGATGGATGATTACTACCCTATCCCCAGGATAGCTAGCCAACCACAAATTTAATAGAGATGGTCaaccaacaataataatataattccTACTAGAGATTGCACTGTAGGAAACAAGCAAAGTGAAAAAATGGTCAGGAGCAACATCTGAACTAAGGTAAGGTTTGACATGTTACTGTATCCATGTCTACATTTTCTGTATCCATGTCTGCTGCTGTTGTTTGATAGCCTAATTTGCATTTCAAAGATTGCTATAATTCACATTATGAGTTATTGTTGCCgttagttgcaaagttatgtccgacccatcacaatctcatggacaacattcctccaggccttcctgtcctctagcatcctctgaattccatttaagctcacgctgacagctttggtgactccatccagccacctcattctctgtcgtctccttcttttgccctcaatcggtcccagcatgaggctcttctccagtcagtccttccttctcattcggtagccaaagtatttgcgtttcctcttcaggatctggccttctaaagagcagtcagggttgatctcttctaggactgaccagtttgatggccttgcagtccaagggacttgcaggagtcttctccagcaccgtagttcaaaggcttcaaatctttggcattcagcctttcttatggtccaattttcacagccatacattgtaactgggaaaaccataaccttgactaaatacacttttgttggcagggcaaTGTTTCTGCTTTTCAGCATGCTCTGTAAGTTTGCCATCAAAGCATCTTTAATTTCTTGGCTTTTGTTATCATGTTATGAGTAGGATAGCTTTTTAGTGGTTGGGATGACTTGAGAAGCAGACAGTGCATCTcttcaataatagcaatagcgatagcagttagacttatataccgcttcatagggctttcagccctctctaagcggtttacagagtcagcatatcacccccacagtctgggtcctcattttacccatctcagaaggatggaaggctgagtcaaccctgagccggtgagatttgaaccgccgaactgcagaactgcagtcagctgaagtagcctgcagtgctgcatttaaccactgcaccaccccggCTCTTAAAGGAATGAATATAGTTTATATAAAACTGAGAAGGTCCTTAGGGTACAATGACTTGAAAGATCTTTCCTTCCAGATAAACCCGTAAGCAGAGCCCCAAAAGATGTGTTTGAAACTAAGTGCTTTTTAGTCCCAGCCAACTCTTGAACAAGTCTTAAGCTCACTTTTAACTCCTCAATTTAGTAGATGAGAGTCAACGCTCTTTATTATAGGCAAAAACAAAGCCTTCTCAAATTGGGAATTTTCTGTAAACAAGAAGGCCTCGATTGTTTTAGCAATAAACACTGGTCCTACCTGACCTCGATTGTTTTAGCAATAAACACTGGTCCCACCTGTCCTATTCAGAACGGTACTGGTTATAATATGCTAGTTTTGAAATGAATTGGACCTCTCCTCCATTTGATTTTGAAACATCAAATGGCTCAGAGAGAGGAACAAGTAAAGTGACCTGTGGACACTTACTTTCCAAGTGCTGTAAGCATGTCCATATAGAGAAGTAGAAAACAAAGGATTTATGGCACATTATATGTGAGCTGCAAACTGCAAGAGAAAAAGACCCCAAAGAGGAGTAAAGATTGACACTATTTTCTCTTGCCAAGAAGTGATGTTTGTAAGCATGATATTTCTTTTCATCCATTTCAGAATCCCATCACTATTCCATCCCATCACTATTACACTACAAGAATACACAAAAAGGATGGACTCAGGCAACCACACCGAGTTTGTTCTTGAGGGGTTAGCAGAGACCAGGGAACTGCAAGTCTTATTGTGTATCCTCCTCTTGATCTTCTACACCATCATTCTTCCTGGGAACCTTCTCACCATTGTGACTATTTTGAAAGACCGCCAATTGGGAGctcccatgtttttcttcttggcCAACCTGGCTTTGATGGATATTTGCTACAGCTGTGTCACCCCTCCGAAGTTGATAGTCAACCTCTTGTCTGGATGCCAAACTATCTCATTCAAAGGTTGCCTGACACAGCTTTTTTTCATCCACTTTCTAGGTGGAGCTGAGGTTGCTCTCCTCATGTCCATGGCATTCGATCGGTTTGTTGCTATTTATTACCCACTGCATTATACAACTATAATAACCAAGCCAGCTTGCTGGGCTTTCGTGATGGCTTCATGGGCTGGAGGATTCACGCATTCCATAATGCAGGTCATTCTCATCTTCCCACTCCCTTTCTGTGGTCCCAATAAACTGGACAACTATTTCTGTGATGTCACCCAAATAATCAGGTTGGCTTGCGCCAACACCTACAGTCTGGAATTTGCGATGTTCATCAACAGTGGCCTTACAACTGCTGGGTGCTTcatcctccttctcatttcctaTGGGGCACTGCTGGTCAAAGTGAGGACAGGTGCCAGCCAAGGAAAGACCAAAGCATCTTCTATTTGCATCACTCACATCATCATCGTTTTCATCATGTTTGGTCCAGCCATTTACCTCTACTGTCACCCCTTCCATGACTTTCCCTTTGACAAAATGGTGGGCTTTCTCCACATTGTGGTTTTCCCTTTGATGAACCCCATGATTTACACCCTGAGGAATAAAGAAATCAAAGTTGCCATGTGGAGGCTGTTGAAGAACTGCAACATCTAGTGGAAGAAATCAAAGAAGTTTATTTTTACTGGCATATTGTTCAATTTCTTTAGATTGGACCCCATAAATTATATTGTCATCTCTATAGAGTGACTTGTCAACATCGGAGATTATGTATAATATTGACATGCCattctatttttaataaatgtaagTCAAATCCTTCTTTATGTAATAATGACATTTGCTAATATGAAcgttcattcatttttaaaaatattcttggtTTCTTATACCAGATTATTTTAATCATGTACATAACATCAACATCATATGTGAACACATGCTccccagaggtgaaatgctaccagttcacccagttagtaaaccagtagtaaaaaaaaaaactttaaaaagttttttaaaaaggtcccTACTATTAAGTACTAGGCGTGAGGTAAAGAACAACAGCTTTATTAACGGTTTAAACGGTTTAAACGTACAACAGAACTTCAGGACGCAGACAGCGCTCACCtgcctgacagctctttatatacgaGAGCTGTCAGGCGGCTGGCCAATAGGCGGCCAGCGATTCTCCCGCCAGCCAGAGGGTACGCCAGGGCCAATCAGGAGCTTGCGGCTCTGGCCCCGCCCGCCGGCTGCATTGGGAGGATGTAACACCTACCATCACGGGGCACAACTGATTGATGCACAGctgattgtggtttttttttttaatatatattgtgtgttgtgagggaaagacgcaggagccatggaatcagagagtagatgtttattgcgagatgacaagcgattcaaaacatccctgcaactgtcagggtatttatactcgagcccaaagcaactgtcaaatgactagccaatcagagagctggtaacagggaacatttgcatatataacactccttccccccagttatttgcatactcaacactcctctaacatttgcatatataacactccttcccccccagttatttgctttcattttttgtgtgtgtgtgtttccccccagttatttgcatattcatcctCTGCGCATGCTTGGGAAGACCTTAGGGAAGATTTTTCCGGTCAAGGAGGCTGGAGAGCgtacatggagggaaactcaaagaagtccaAGCCTGTTGGTAACTTGAAATTGCAGTTTCTGTGGGGGAGGGGTTTGCTGCGAGCAGGACTGGCGTTTTGGTTGTGTAGGAAGGTGATTTGAGAGCGGAGACGGCAATTTGGGAGCGTTTGAGAGCGGAGACAGCACTTTGAGAGTGTTAGAGAGCGGCGTTGGAGATCCTGGCTCgtttggaaggcagcaggcaggcttatGAGCGGCTAGAGGGCTTCTGTGCAGCAGGCAGGCTTCTGAGCAGCTAGAGGCTTATGAGCGGCTAGAGTTGCTAGAGTTGCTCTTTGAGAGGCAGGCAGCTTAGGAAAAGGCCCTGGTGGAGCAGCGGTTTCTGAGCGAAGCTGGTAGTTTGAGAGCGGAGCTGGCTCTGGAGGCAGCAGCGTGGAAGTtcctgggcaggcaggtggccttgggaggcaggcagccttgtaatgcaggtggagcagcagaggctccaggcagcagcagctgcagacagtttgtattaggcagatagaaagccgtgaggagatggatggcagcagcagctgcagacaggcaggcagttccagccgaggttggccttcgcggtctttggctcgtccttggagttggcgtggctcgtccttcaagttggcgtagatggctcatccttggagttggcgtggctcgtccttcaagttggcgtagatggaaggcttcacggtggctactgctgctgctgagtgcatgctggccattgGTTCTCTGTTGTGGCTTTTGTGTCTGATTTTCACGGGGCCGCAACTGGCTTATTCTTcattgttgttttccaggctctgcgggaattGCATATCCCACCTTCGTCACCAGTTTTATATATtgtgtgttgtgagggaaagacgcaggagccatggaatcagagagtagatgtttattgcgagatgacaagcgattcaaaacatccctgcaactgtcagggtatttatactcgagcccaaagcaattGTCAAATGActagccaatcagagagctggtaacagggaacatttgcatatataacacttttaaacttttttttagcatttttttactaggTAGTAAAAGAATGCTAAAGAAAAGTTTAAAAGAGGTTCCCAAGATCTGCTTTGCTACAATCAGCTGTGCCCCATGATGATAGgaaccttttgtgtgtgtgtgaagtccagctgcttttgcattgtgtgtgagtcagttgtgtagcttttgtgttatttttgtgtcaaGTGTGATAGTTGTTTTTTTGagctttctgtgactctttcagtcACAATTTGTTgtctgcccagtcacatgaccaagccatgaccacccagtcacatgaccaccaagctatgcccaccaagacacacacacaaaattggttgggaaaatttttgaatttccgAAATTTTTGAATTTCCATAACTTTCACGATCATCTCCATAACTCTTCATAACTTTCAGGATCATCAACAAAAGAGAAAACCAATTTTGGGTAACTGGCTAATGTACTGATTGTGATAAATCTAATATAATAACTTCCCAACTGGACAATTCACATGACATCGGTTGCCACGATTCTCAACAATCACCATGTTGGCTAGATAATTATGGAAATTGAAGTTTACACATTAGGGTCTTGCCCAGATCAAAAACCATTTCTAGAGACTGGATGTTATTCTTATAATTCTTCTTGAAAGCAACATAGATGTTATTTATTATTGCCTTCTttggattgttttaaaaattttccagTATAAGGCTTTGAATTCTTGTTAAATTCCATATAAAAGCATTAAAACCTCTGGCCTTATataacatttgcaaaaaaaaaaaaagatgtatgtAAACCAATTCTGATGCAATACAGTACAAATGGAATAATTTTCAAATATTCAAAGgatacttttttattttgcatGGAAGATAAAACTGTAGAAATGTGCACAGAGATTTTTCTACTCGagtaggggcttggactagaagacctccaatgctcctttccaactctgttatactgtaAGCATCCAACTGTTCATTTCAGAATTGAATCATAATTTAAGTGTTCTACTGATGGATGAGGCTTGTGGTATTTGTCCCCATTATTTCTACAAAAATTCCTTGATCCTTTTAGATAAATTTCTAAAGTTTTGAActattttgtatttaaaaaaatatataagcccACTTAATTTGCCCAGGGTTATTACTCTTGCAATCTTTGGAACCAAATATATCATATGCTTCATCGAGAAAAAAAAAGCTGGATTTCCATTAAGAAAAATTAGAATAGTTAGCCAATATACTATAATTTCAAAATTCATAGATTAgggccagtgatgggtttcagaattttttagaacctcttctgtaagtatggactgctttgtgggagtggcttgccggccatgtgactgggtaggagtggcttgccagccacgtgatcgagtgggagtggcttagcaatcatgtgactaggtgggcgtggccaatttgtaaaatgtggtgaaactcacttaacaacgctcttgcttagcaaccaaaatgttggctcaggaactctggcatttgaagcacgcatgtcttaaagctgtcaagttacgagacccttgcactcctaaccctttagaaaaaaaacccagggttgttcaaacttgacagcttttaagacttgtggacttcaactcccagaattcctcctcttgctcttcagcTTGAcaatgtgcggatgggcgggggaagagAGCTGGAATagattctaaacggcacggtagatttgtggaacctcttctagagaagaagttagaactggcaggaagccaCCCCTGGTTAGGGCTCATTTTAACAACTTTATGATTGGCTTAACGACCATGGCAGAAGAGGTCATGGAATCAGGCACAGTTCACTTAATAGAGTCGAGTCCCAAATGTGATTGTAATTGGAGAACTAACTTCATCCACAAAAGATGGAATCGAACAGGAAGAAAACCTTAAGAGCACTAAATATGCAATTCACTGTGAGTTCTTTTTTCAGACTACCATACTTGGGGCTACAAAGTTGGGGGGGAAAAGTAATGGGATGGTAAATACAAAACAGATTGCCTATCATACACTTTTGTGTATGAAGGATATGCCTGTATAATGCCTCTGAAGGAGCAATATACTGGAGGTGAAAAACTTGTTTAATTCAGCCCAGGTGTAAGAAATGGAAAGTGTTGCGTGCTTTCTCTTTTCATAAAGACATCTTCAActccttgtttctttttgtatcttttttgtatttcaagtttttaaaaagtccgattcttgaatgagttagaagaacacccacagtaatgaaagaggagagttttagtccataggttacagagaataataaaagaaaaaaatagaagaagaaaacttaatccattcattttaaaaggcttgcataaattccatccatgaagatagcatttaaaaagtaagataacccactgtccaaaaccattccaaatttaattccgccgcttatttcttccattctccaatttaaattaattttaagtttttttataggcagtctctttttaaaacagtaaaaattcatcaacagctggaaacactttctctttccgtatccttccattttggaaccATCcggacttcatcagccttggctggttttttttttgtcactggcttgaagaacttcccttgcctcgatcagggactttgcgatcaGCAAGacctattcttcctgttcaccatctctgcgggacggtttaggtccaattggaccacccagcagcaaaagtatcagctgGGGTCTCGGATCATCGAGACCTCAAGTCCATATCATtgcaacattggctcctccccctccgatgtttttgtgtttttttgtttttgtctgtttgtgttcatttcaaaaacaaacaaaatcttccaaaaaaagaataatttatgTTGTAAACTagataggatagaaatagaaaataataattattattaaattatttttatattttgttttgaaacacAAGCAGATTATAGATGAATAAACATGCAAAAATTCACATTCTATATCTCAAAATGTCACAGCATGGAAACCCATATCTTTCTGGATGATCTTGGTAGATTAAACAAGTTATATTGTaatcaataaagatgattagtCCACCATTATTCTGagggaattcattcattcatttgttcattcatttattcatgttttatgtagtgtatattggaggtggtgtaGTGTATATTGGGAGCTGTGTGCAgcaaaaattcattttaatgtaaggcaattagtgtacattcaaagtgacaataaagttattctaagttctaagttATCTACCGCACACAGTGTTTGCAGTTGATGAGCGATGCCTAGCCATGAATAAAAAGTGCATAAACATCCTATTTCTTGATTCTTCATGTGTATAAATTGTGAGCAGTTTCTAAGCTGGAACAAAGTTTGCtatctcttttttcctcctctgacCCCTCTGCACCATCTTTGGTATTCCATACAAATGTTTTAATAAGATCCCTTGAGAAGAATAGAAGTCTAGTGTCTCTATATTGGTTCTCTGGAGTTGCTACCAAGGAAATGTTCTCTAGAGCTGCAAGAAAGAAAACTAATTATAAAGAGATTTGGATCTTTTCTCTTgtcctttccctccccaaaagGAGAATGGGATCTGGTTagattctttcttccttcctttctcttccttcctctttctttcttcccttcccttcctttattcctttctctttctttcttcccttccttccttcccttccttcctctttcattctttttccttccttcctttctctttctttctttctttctttctttctttctttctttccttgcttctatttatttgtttgcttgcttgcttgcttgcttgcttgttgtgCTCAAAGATTATGAGTACCAAAGCTGAACCTGTGATATTTGAATCATATCAGGGGCTGAATCCTAACAACCTTGTTCAAATGCAGGGTCCTCTCTACTATTTTTTACACTTTCTGTCCATTTAGCCATTCACCTGGCATCTCCTGCTGCCTTTTTCCcagatcctttttaaaaaatgcatcatCCATTTAATTTCCAACGCAAGCCTTCTCCAACCCGGTGCCCTCTAAGTTCATTGCACTTGAACGTCCTAACTTTAACTTTTGTGGGTGACTTCAAGTCAGGTTTTAACTCCTGTTGACTGCCTTGAACATCCcaataagaagagactggactgccatctgtcagaaatggtgtaggatctcctgcttgggcagagggttgggctaaaTGACTTAcaaggtcacttccaattctgttaatctgttaactgtTAAAGTTGGCTTGGAAAGATTTTTTTGGGATGTGGTTTGTCACTACCTGTTTCCtaggctgagagagtgtgactggcccaagatcatcaaATTGGCTTTATGTCTAAGTGGGACTAGAATCCACAATCTACTTGATGATgcaaccattacaccaaactggtttcCCTCCACAATAAAAGAAAAGTTGCACACAATTATTGGATTTATCACTTACTGAACTGGGAAAAGCTACCTTGActatagggatgcagtggctcagtggctaaagatgctgagcttgtcgatcagaaaggtcggcagttcggcaattcgaatccctagcactgcataacagaatgacctcccattacttgtcccaacttctgccaatctagcagttcgaaagcatgtaaaaataggaaccacctttggtgggaaggtaacagcattccgtgaggcTTCAACATTTGGTCATGCCGGCCATGTGGCCACAGAAACTTCTTCGGACAGTgcctgggtcttcggctttgaaacagagatgagcactgccccctagagtcgggaatgactaacacatatgtgcaagaggaacctttactttatcttgactattcttttccttcttttctccctctttccttgctATAACCAAATCACTCATTTTTGTTTACTTCTTTGGTTTCTATAATTTCACTGAGGGAGTTCATTCTTGTAGTCCACCTCCTTTTCTCAACAAAGATCTGTAAGCTGGATTGGATTGAGAGGttaactggcccaagatcacttaATTTACTTAGGCAAGCATTGGGTacttctagtctaatgaaaagtagAACtcaggatgacatgatagcagtcttccaatatctcaggggctgccacaaagaacagggaatcaacctattctctaaagcacctgaagttaggacaagaaccaatggatggacactaatcaagggaagaaccaacctagaactaaggagaaatttcctgacagtgagaacaattatgcaatataacagcttgccttcagaagttttgggtgctccaactttggaggttttaaagaaaagattggacaaccagtgACGTGCAGCCAGGGGAGGCAgaagaggcagggcctcaccactgtcaccatgaaaagaaaaaaaatgtaaaaggaaaaaggctgagctatttgctgccagagtcacagtggatgactctgcttagtgcttaactgtttaaaaaagcctctaaaaagtgccctctacaggaagcagcaggagaacgaggtgcctcatctaatctgactttatgatcactcaagcagagctaagcaagggttaaaaagtgaaaaattccttatgtagatgaggcacgtggttctcttgcctcctcctgtagagggcgtttttttaagaggcttttttaaacagttaagcagagtcatccttggggaactctggcagcagctaacccagcctgacctcagcagctcttgcttttttccttttatatttttacattttcatgatggcaggtaagagcagagttgaaatcctctgtgattgtgaaacagcta harbors:
- the LOC116522905 gene encoding olfactory receptor 4N2-like, giving the protein MDSGNHTEFVLEGLAETRELQVLLCILLLIFYTIILPGNLLTIVTILKDRQLGAPMFFFLANLALMDICYSCVTPPKLIVNLLSGCQTISFKGCLTQLFFIHFLGGAEVALLMSMAFDRFVAIYYPLHYTTIITKPACWAFVMASWAGGFTHSIMQVILIFPLPFCGPNKLDNYFCDVTQIIRLACANTYSLEFAMFINSGLTTAGCFILLLISYGALLVKVRTGASQGKTKASSICITHIIIVFIMFGPAIYLYCHPFHDFPFDKMVGFLHIVVFPLMNPMIYTLRNKEIKVAMWRLLKNCNI